The Arachis hypogaea cultivar Tifrunner chromosome 16, arahy.Tifrunner.gnm2.J5K5, whole genome shotgun sequence genome contains a region encoding:
- the LOC112758254 gene encoding protein IQ-DOMAIN 19-like — MGKAGKWIRNFLMGKKEDKYKKIDAVCAESKRAAADSPKVKRRWSFGRLTIGRTSGKMAGHKFSISFDSGDSAKLQAQTPRRSLPIVEFKAPSDTRSKNSAATMIQAAFRSYLARKALHALKGLVKIQALVRGHLVRKQTTAMLRSMHALMTIQVRARIQRIQTVEEANVHGKQPVQHTQIPQRKGHIKEYKVSLYKLFEPKDMTMEEMLEALKSRSQSLDRSHFEGIKHESMAFYSKHKSVSERQFEYNDNSLITAPNSPENYCGLSEYNTTAMAMSTPRRHPVSHRQSQSPNFMNNTVSSKAKARSQSEPKQRPKWGKRQKSRSPESTKEPSTSQNGLRQNLHLNSSHIDLGSLDYWVVNLYGSTTKDSSRNSFGSSTVTSDSYY, encoded by the exons ATGGGGAAGGCCGGTAAATGGATTAGAAACTTTCTTATGGGGAAAAAGGAGGATAAGTACAAGAAGATTGACGCAGTCTGTGCCGAGAGTAAGAGAGCTGCAGCGGATAGTCCCAAAGTGAAACGCAGATGGAGCTTCGGAAGACTAACAATTGGAAGAACATCAGGCAAGATGGCAGGGCATAAATTTTCCATATCTTTTGACTCCGGTGACTCTGCCAAACTGCAAGCTCAGACTCCAAGGAGGAGTCTTCCAATAGTAGAGTTCAAGGCTCCTAGTGACACCAGATCTAAAAATTCAGCAGCTACAATGATTCAAGCTGCCTTTCGCTCGTATCTG GCTAGGAAAGCATTGCATGCTTTAAAGGGATTAGTCAAGATACAAGCACTAGTGAGGGGTCACCTTGTAAGGAAACAAACAACTGCTATGCTGCGCAGCATGCATGCGTTGATGACCATACAAGTTAGAGCTCGAATTCAAAGAATTCAGACGGTAGAGGAAGCAAATGTTCATGGAAAACAGCCTGTGCAACATACACAAATTCCACAGAGGAAAGGTCACATAAAAGAATATAAAGTAAGCCTCTATAAACTTTTT GAACCGAAGGATATGACCATGGAAGAAATGCTGGAGGCTTTGAAAAGCAGAAGTCAGTCACTAGATCGCTCGCATTTTGAGGGAATAAAGCATGAATCCATGGCATTCTATTCGAAGCACAAGTCCGTTTCAGAAAGACAATTTGAGTACAATGATAACAGTTTAATCACAGCACCCAACAGCCCAGAAAACTACTGTGGCTTGTCGGAATATAACACAACAGCAATGGCCATGTCAACTCCTCGGCGACACCCCGTGTCTCACCGGCAATCACAATCCCCAAATTTCATGAACAATACAGTGTCTTCCAAGGCAAAAGCAAGGTCTCAGAGTGAGCCAAAACAACGTCCCAAATGGGGAAAGAGGCAGAAAAGCAGGTCCCCAGAATCTACCAAAGAACCTAGCACCTCACAAAATGGTCTAAGGCAAAATCTGCACTTAAACTCGTCACACATTGACCTTGGAAGTTTAGACTATTGGGTTGTCAACCTTTATGGGTCAACAACAAAGGACAGCTCCCGCAATTCTTTTGGCAGCAGCACGGTGACTAGTGATTCCTACTATTGA
- the LOC112758256 gene encoding probable ribose-5-phosphate isomerase 3, chloroplastic, with amino-acid sequence MSMSMASSSLTLSSPTSLSSLSSARHHILRTHINLRTPNNNTHRPLSLTVRALSAPALTQDDLKKLAADKAVEYVKSGMVLGLGTGSTAAFVVAKLGQLLSTGQLSNIVGVPTSKRTEEQARSLGIPLSVLDDNPRLDLAIDGADEVDPDLNLVKGRGGALLREKMVEAASNKFVVVVDDTKLVSGLGGSGLAMPVEVVQFCWKYNLVRLQELFKEEGCDAKLRLDEGGKPYVTDNSNYIVDLYFKTPIRDALAAGAEISALEGVVEHGLFLNMATSVIIAGKTGVEIKDK; translated from the coding sequence ATGTCAATGTCAATGGCATCATCATCCTTAACCCTATCATCACCAACTTCCCTCTCATCTCTCTCCTCCGCGCGCCACCATATCCTGCGCACCCACATTAACCTACGCACCCCCAACAACAACACACACAGACCCCTCTCCCTCACCGTCAGGGCCCTCTCCGCCCCTGCCCTCACCCAAGACGACCTCAAGAAGCTCGCCGCCGACAAGGCCGTCGAGTACGTCAAGTCCGGCATGGTCCTCGGCCTCGGCACCGGCTCCACCGCCGCCTTCGTCGTCGCCAAGCTCGGTCAACTCCTCTCCACCGGTCAACTCTCCAACATCGTCGGCGTCCCTACCTCCAAGCGCACTGAGGAGCAGGCACGCTCTCTCGGAATCCCTCTCTCTGTCCTCGACGACAATCCCCGCCTGGATCTCGCCATCGACGGCGCCGATGAGGTGGACCCCGACCTCAACCTTGTAAAAGGCCGCGGCGGCGCTCTTCTCCGCGAGAAGATGGTGGAGGCTGCCTCCAACAAGTTCGTTGTGGTGGTCGACGACACGAAGCTCGTGTCAGGACTCGGCGGTAGCGGTCTTGCGATGCCGGTAGAGGTGGTGCAGTTCTGCTGGAAGTACAATCTGGTTCGGCTTCAGGAGTTGTTCAAGGAAGAAGGTTGCGACGCTAAGCTGAGATTGGATGAGGGTGGCAAACCCTACGTCACCGATAATTCGAATTACATCGTTGATTTATACTTCAAGACTCCGATCAGGGACGCTCTTGCTGCCGGAGCTGAGATATCGGCGCTGGAAGGAGTGGTGGAGCACGGGCTGTTCTTGAACATGGCCACCTCCGTCATCATTGCCGGCAAGACTGGCGTTGAAATCAAGGACAAGTGA